A segment of the Nostoc sp. TCL26-01 genome:
CTCCTTGACGCAATTCTTCTTGTCCACCAATTACCCAGCCACCCAACAATCCCATTGATAATAAAATAGCTGCCACAACAGCAAAATATTTATATTTAATAGAATTTTCCGGGACATCAATATTTAATATTTGTTCGTAGGGCGTAAAAGCATTAGCTACGAGAGGTGACACATTCACCTTGAGTTGATATTTTCCCCGAATCGGTAATATCTGCTGAATTTCTAACTTACCATCAGGTGCATTGGCACTCATTTGCAGCAATTTTGTTCCCTCAACAATGGGAAAATCAGTTGTTAGCCAAAAATTAGATCGTGGAGTCAAAATATCTAGATTAATTAAGGAATTTTTTAATGGATTACCACTAGCGTCAACAGCTTGCAGGGTGATTGTCACAGGCGACTGAGGTTTTGCAGCTTCGGCTTCAAAAGGTAGAATCTTTTCTATAGGTGGATTAGTAGAGAGTTGGACTCTAGATACAGGAGTTTGGGCAGAACCTACCAATGAGTAAACAATGGACAAAACAATGCCAACAGTAACAATTACTCTAAATAGGTGAGATTTTTTCATAAAATATTCAAGAGTTACTTTGATTTAATGTCGTTAATTGCTGAAATACGAATTAAGTTCAGGTAGTGTAGAGATAGGAAATAAAAAATCTCTACATTACCTAAAATTATTCCCAGCAAAATTGTTTGGACGAAGTTAACGCTATTTTATCTCAATGATTTTGTCAGATGTCTGAGCCAACAAAGCACACTGTACCTCAAAATTCTGGGAATATTATCAATTAGTGACAAGCAACACCGAGAGTATGGTGACGTAGTGAATGGGTTGTGCTGTGGGCTGCGGGATAAGTGGAAAAGAATACAGTCCAGATGACTAAAGAAGATAGCAGCATATAAAGTGTTACCTGTACAGGCTTAGACAGGGTAATACCTGCGGTCTTTCGTAATACTGAATTAGAGGATAAAGTTGTCATTGTTGACCTCTCGTAATTAATTTGGGTAACTCGTTCAAGGACATTGTGCCACTTGATTGCAAAAAGATATACGATAAACTTTGTTTTTGACAAGTGTGTATAAAATGTATTCAATATTTGACATTGATATAGATACTATCAAATCATCTTCAACCAAAGGCTAAATACTTATTAAAAGATAATATATAAGCCAAAAATATGCTCAAAATTTTTATTTTAACTAATAGCTTCTTCCCTGACTGAAGCGACACAGAAAATACACACAAATAACACAGCAATGACACAGTTAGTAGTGCTATGGCAAAGTTAAAGTTCATTAGTAGGTTGGGTGGAGCGCAACCCAAGATGGATCTTAACAAACTCAATGTAGATAATGATATTGGATTGATGTGAGGAAACCCAGTATGGATCTCCAAAACCCAGGTTAAAATGCTTATTGACAATAATTCCTAACTCTTGTAGGATACATGACTGTAATTGCCAATAGTTGGCAAATCCAATTTTGGTGCAGTGGCAGGATTTCATGCCCAATAACTTTACTCTAGATACAAAAGAATTTTTCAGTCGTCGCCAATTGTTGAAACTGGGATTAGGTAGTGCTGGTGTGGTGGGTGCGGCAATTTTGTGGCAAACCTTGAATGGACACAGTAAGTCAATTGTCAAAGTACCATCGATGGGAATAGATGCAACTGATCAGGTTGCTAATCCCATGAAGATGCTGAGAGAATTTGATTATGGGACTGTAAAACTAGAAAATGGTCGGACAATTCGAGAATTTGAATTAACTGCCGGGACTTCTGTTATTCAGCTTAATACTGCTGTTGCTTATAATATTTGGGATTTGAATGGTCGCATACCGGGGCCGACACTCAGGGCGAAACAGGGCGATCGCATCCGGGTATTATTTCATAATCAAGCTGGACATTCCCATTCGCTACATTTTCACGGTGTCCATCCAGCAGAGATGGATGGTGTACGTCCTGTGAGTAATGGTAGCGCCACAATTTATGAATTTGATGCTGAACCTTACGGTGTTCATTTATATCACTGCCATATTGAACCTGTGACTCGTCATATCGCCAAAGGTTTGTATGGAATGTTTATTATCGATCCGCCGACACCCCGTCCCCCGGCGGATGAGATAGTTTTGGTCATGGGTGGGTATGACATAGACGATAATAGCCACAATGACTACTATGCTTTTAACGGCTTGCCGCATCACTATATGCACCATCCGATTCAGATTTACCAAAATCAATTGATTCGGCTATATGTTCTCAACATTATTGAGTATGATCCGGCGGTAACATTTCACCTTCATGCCAATTTCTTTGATGTCTATCGTTATGGCATGAGTATGCAGGCTAGCGAGAAAACCGATGTCATTACAATGGGGATAGCAGAAAGACATATCCTAGAGTTTGCTTTTCGCTATCCAGGTAAGTATATGTTTCATCCTCATCAAGATGCGATCGCTGAAAATGGTTGCATGGGACAATTTGAAGT
Coding sequences within it:
- a CDS encoding CbtB-domain containing protein, which encodes MTTLSSNSVLRKTAGITLSKPVQVTLYMLLSSLVIWTVFFSTYPAAHSTTHSLRHHTLGVACH
- a CDS encoding multicopper oxidase domain-containing protein; this encodes MPNNFTLDTKEFFSRRQLLKLGLGSAGVVGAAILWQTLNGHSKSIVKVPSMGIDATDQVANPMKMLREFDYGTVKLENGRTIREFELTAGTSVIQLNTAVAYNIWDLNGRIPGPTLRAKQGDRIRVLFHNQAGHSHSLHFHGVHPAEMDGVRPVSNGSATIYEFDAEPYGVHLYHCHIEPVTRHIAKGLYGMFIIDPPTPRPPADEIVLVMGGYDIDDNSHNDYYAFNGLPHHYMHHPIQIYQNQLIRLYVLNIIEYDPAVTFHLHANFFDVYRYGMSMQASEKTDVITMGIAERHILEFAFRYPGKYMFHPHQDAIAENGCMGQFEVVSG